From a region of the Burkholderia sp. PAMC 26561 genome:
- a CDS encoding Y-family DNA polymerase, with product MPVYVGIHLPRLSLEVFRPRWSRRPEHGCVVLDHDKVLIADPGAREAGVCLGMKRGGVLTLAPDTLMFERDLVKEQDVMREAAFSLMKFSPMVALCDEETIVVDVTASLRLFGGIVKLCQQMRDIVDAIGLSARVSTSPTGQGAWLLAKSAGRAHIRRRVLKMASLERKLGALPFQSVQEVRAFADWFSGLGCKTLNDIRRLPRAGLKKRCGVALLDSLDRAYGIAPELYEWLAVPPAFSARIELPDRIENAEAMLFSARRLIVQMCGWLSTQQLALTHATLTLEHERGRSAIDPTIIQIALAEPTWHEQHLVRLFKERLGRTELVAAVIAMRLSAAKIQAAEPPTETLFPEPGGSPEDHNRLLELLVARLGAENVLRAAPSSDHRPECANRWISVTDTSLPAKPEGMPSDLPRPAWLLEKPLQLMMKNHRPFYGSPLKTVSPAERIEAGWFDNNLTSRDYFVAQANDQSCYWIYRERPGSAEADDPRWFLHGLFG from the coding sequence ATGCCCGTGTACGTCGGCATCCATCTACCGCGGTTGTCGCTGGAAGTGTTCCGTCCACGCTGGTCGCGTAGGCCTGAACACGGCTGCGTCGTCCTCGACCACGACAAGGTCCTGATCGCGGACCCGGGTGCTCGCGAGGCCGGCGTGTGCCTCGGCATGAAGCGCGGCGGCGTGCTCACGTTGGCGCCCGACACGCTGATGTTCGAGCGCGACCTGGTCAAGGAACAGGACGTGATGCGCGAGGCCGCTTTTTCGTTGATGAAGTTCTCGCCCATGGTCGCGTTGTGCGACGAGGAAACCATCGTTGTGGATGTAACGGCGAGCTTGCGGCTGTTTGGCGGTATCGTGAAGTTGTGCCAGCAGATGCGGGATATCGTCGATGCAATCGGTCTCAGTGCGCGCGTGAGTACATCGCCGACGGGTCAGGGCGCCTGGCTGCTTGCCAAAAGCGCGGGCCGTGCCCACATCAGGCGGCGCGTGCTGAAAATGGCGTCGCTCGAACGCAAGCTCGGCGCGCTGCCGTTTCAGTCCGTACAGGAAGTGCGCGCGTTCGCCGACTGGTTTTCGGGGCTCGGCTGCAAGACGCTGAACGACATCCGGCGCCTGCCGCGCGCAGGCCTGAAAAAACGCTGCGGCGTCGCGCTGCTCGACTCACTGGATCGCGCTTACGGCATCGCGCCCGAGTTGTACGAGTGGCTGGCCGTGCCGCCGGCGTTCAGTGCGCGTATCGAGTTGCCGGATCGCATCGAAAATGCGGAAGCCATGCTGTTTTCCGCGCGCCGGCTGATCGTGCAAATGTGCGGCTGGCTGAGCACGCAGCAACTCGCGCTCACGCACGCCACGCTCACGCTGGAACATGAGCGCGGGCGCAGCGCCATCGACCCGACGATCATCCAGATCGCGCTTGCCGAACCGACCTGGCACGAACAGCATCTCGTGCGCCTGTTCAAGGAGCGGCTCGGGCGCACGGAACTCGTCGCGGCGGTCATTGCCATGCGGTTGAGCGCTGCAAAAATTCAGGCGGCCGAGCCGCCCACCGAGACGCTTTTCCCCGAACCCGGCGGCTCGCCCGAGGACCATAACCGGCTGCTGGAATTGCTGGTTGCAAGGCTTGGCGCCGAGAATGTGCTGCGGGCGGCGCCGTCGTCGGATCATCGGCCGGAATGCGCGAACCGCTGGATTTCCGTCACCGATACCTCTCTTCCCGCCAAGCCCGAAGGCATGCCGTCAGATCTGCCGCGTCCCGCATGGCTGCTTGAAAAACCACTGCAGTTGATGATGAAAAACCATCGGCCGTTTTATGGCTCGCCGCTGAAAACGGTGTCACCGGCGGAACGCATAGAAGCCGGATGGTTCGATAACAACCTGACCAGCCGCGATTATTTCGTCGCGCAGGCGAACGATCAAAGCTGCTACTGGATTTATCGTGAGCGGCCGGGCAGCGCGGAGGCCGACGACCCACGCTGGTTTCTCCACGGCCTCTTTGGATGA